The genomic stretch GGAGCTTGGAAAAACATCAGAAGTGATGGTAAATTTTTGTTTTCGGTAAAGGCTTTGAGTAAAGTTTTCAGGGCTAAATTTTGTGAGAAACTGAAAGCTAATTTAAAGGATAAATTCAATGAAAATCAAGAAAATGAATACGAAAAAATCAGGCAAAGTCTGTGGGAAAAAGATTGGGTAGTTTACGCCAAAAAGCCATTTGGAAGCCCAAAATCTGTGGTGGAATATTTGGGCAGATACACCCACAAAATTGCCATCAGCAATGGTAGAATTAGGGGAATTGATGCGGAAACGGTCACTTTTTCTTACAAAGATTACCGCCAAAAAGGCATCAAAAAGCAGATGGTTTTGAGCCACGCAGAGTTTATCCGAAGATTTGCGATGCATATTTTGCCCAAAAGGTTTGTGAAAATCCGTCATTACGGTTTTTTGAGCAGCACTTGGAAACGAATTAAGCTTAAAAAACTGCAACAAAAATTAGGCATCCAGCCCAAAGAAAAACCTTTGCCAAAGCCGTTTCAACCGAAATGCAGTTGTTGTAAAACAGGGAATTTAGTCACCATTGCAATGTTTGATTTGAGGGGACCGCCACAATGGTTTTTGGAGATGAGCCAAAGTCAGCCAACGCCTAAAAAATAGATTTTTGGGTAAGGGAAATTATGTCCCAACGTGAAGGAAAACACGATAAAACCGACAAAATTCGCCAAAAACGAATGCCTAAAAAAAAGAGAACCACCAGTTCTCTTTCAAATATCATTTAAAAATTTTACGACAACCCCATAACTCCTGAAAAGAGCTCCCAAAGCTTCCGTTCAACAGGAGTTTCATTGTTCGTGCTCCGCACGCAACGAAACTCTAGTTATTGTTGGGTGGTTTTTTATTGAATTATTTTATTAAAAATCAAGTTAATATAAAAAATATTTCATCTTTTTAACTAACTTTAATAAAAAATTTGGCCATGAAAAAATCTATCCTTTTTCTGTTGGGAACTTCTGCAATGTTTTCAGCTCAGATAACACTTACAAAAGCTTCTCATGACCCTATTGTTAATGATGTTGTTGACAATAAACTTATCACCGGAACTGTAGATAACTCTGCAACGGGAGCCAATGCAATTTTTTCAAACAGCAGCCTTACGCTAGGAAACGCTGTACCTATGAATTATACGGCACCAGACGGCACTGAAGCCACTACTTTCCCTGGATCTACTATTAAAATGTCTGACGGAACCAATACGGTATTGTATAAAGCTTCCCCTACAAAGCTTGAGATTACAGGAGTTATAAACCCACAGGTTACTCTAAATTTAAGTATGGACAATGGAACATATATAAATTATCCCACCACTTTCGGACCGGCACAGAATGATACCGCCAAGGGAACTTTCACAGCCTCTTTAGCCAGCGGAATATGCCTAGGTACCTTATCTACACAGGCCGATGCTTATGGCACATTAATTTTGAATGGCCAGACTTACAACAATGTTCTTAGAGTAAAATTTATACAGAATTTTAATTTATATTTACCCATTGATATAACATTTAGCAATCCTTTAGGTTCTGTTACCAATACAGCTTACTCCTATTATGATGCCACCCACAGATATCCGCTGCTTAGCT from Chryseobacterium indologenes encodes the following:
- a CDS encoding IS91 family transposase, giving the protein MRGFKTIKKQPTQPQSQPQSQPQYEVADVLNKLGSKLEDLGLNSWQLRTLFALKKCRTSALGGHIDACDECGNISISYNSCRNRHCPKCQGRNREDWIQTRETELLPVPYFHVVFTLPEVLNKTALHEPKMLYDILFESAWETLQTFGKNKNLQMGMIAVLHTWGQNLSLHPHVHCIVPGGGVDENGAWKNIRSDGKFLFSVKALSKVFRAKFCEKLKANLKDKFNENQENEYEKIRQSLWEKDWVVYAKKPFGSPKSVVEYLGRYTHKIAISNGRIRGIDAETVTFSYKDYRQKGIKKQMVLSHAEFIRRFAMHILPKRFVKIRHYGFLSSTWKRIKLKKLQQKLGIQPKEKPLPKPFQPKCSCCKTGNLVTIAMFDLRGPPQWFLEMSQSQPTPKK
- a CDS encoding T9SS type A sorting domain-containing protein, with product MKKSILFLLGTSAMFSAQITLTKASHDPIVNDVVDNKLITGTVDNSATGANAIFSNSSLTLGNAVPMNYTAPDGTEATTFPGSTIKMSDGTNTVLYKASPTKLEITGVINPQVTLNLSMDNGTYINYPTTFGPAQNDTAKGTFTASLASGICLGTLSTQADAYGTLILNGQTYNNVLRVKFIQNFNLYLPIDITFSNPLGSVTNTAYSYYDATHRYPLLSSTTINLSVPGLGINQTTSSAVALNIATLGVNNTAKKENFSIYPNPAQDFIRFKGNTDQYSKANIYSLDGKLIKTTDLNSGNIQISDLPPASYFIEVSGKNSETKKNIKFIKK